gaaccacagagttacgcagtaatatgtaaaaacactccagtgcacaaaacaggcacactggaaaatacaagacaCACGGGGAATATtcccagcgatacaaaatacacggagctccaccgagcttctctctcctccacaataaacaatcacacacaaagaccagggggcagagggaacacttatacaggtactggtgaggggatatgaaccaggtgtgtgtaataaacaagacaaaacaaatggaatgatgagatgaggagcggcagtggctagaaggccggtgacgacgaacgccgaagcctgcccgaacaaggaggggaggcagcctgttttttttttcattaatagagccagggacacactccaacactcagacattatttacaaaagatgcatttgtgtttagtgagtccgccagatcagaggcagtagggatgaccagggatggtctcgtgataagtgcatgaatttcacaatttcctgtcctgctaagcattcaaaatgtaacgagtactttgggttgtcagggaaaatgtatagagtaaaaagtacattatttcctttaggaatatagtgaagttaagagtaaaagttgtcaaaaatagggTTCAACAACCGATGCTTCAAGCACTTCGCCTCTCAGCTGGACTGGGCCGATGCAGAGTCCTACTGCGTGACCCATGGAGCCAACCTGGCCTCTGTGAACAGCAAAGGGGAATTCGGCTTCGTGAAAAACCTGATCCATGGCTTCGACCCTGCTGAGAGCAATACCTGGATCGGGCTGAGTGACCTCCACAAGGAAGGGAGATGGATGTGGTCGGACGGCTCCAAGGTGGTCTACACGTTCTGGTCTCCAAATGAGCCCAATAATCTAAGTGGAAGTGAGAACTGTGTTCACACTAATAACTTAAAGGAGAAGCTGTGGAACGACACGCTCTGCTCCAACAAGTATGCCTTTGTCTGCGCCACGCGTCCCGGCCTCTGAACCTCTGAGTCTTTAGTTCAAAGATGCCTTGGTTtacataaataaagaaaaacctttcaTTGAAATCTCCTTGTTGGTCCTTTATCTGATTCAACTTGTGTTTTATTCTCCAGCCCTGGTTAGAATGACAAgtagtcagtggtggaaaaagtacccaattgtcatacttgagtaaaagtatagagaccttaatagaaagttactcaagtaaaagtgaaagtcaccctgtaaaatactacttgagtaaaagtctaaaagtatttggttttaaatatacttaagtatcaaaagtacacgtaattgctaaaatataattaagtatcaaaagtagaagtaaaaatataaatattttcaaattccttacattaagCAAATGTGATGAGGTGGTtttaaaggagtcaggcgcaagagggtcaataacaggatttatttctGAACTCCAGTAACTGCGAtatgggcctgtattcacaaaggaaGGACTGGTTTGACATGTCCCCCCTATCTTCCAGTAACTGAGATATGGGCCTGTATTCCCAAAGGAAGGACTGGTTTGACATGTCCCCCTGCCCTCCAGTAACTGAGATATGGGCCTGTATTCCCAAAGGAAGGACTGGTTTGACATGTCCCCCTGCCCTCCAGTAACTGGGATATGGACCTGTATTCACAAAGGAAGGACTGGTTTGACATGTCCCCCTGCCCTCCAGTAACTGAGAtatgggcctgtattcacaaaggaaGGACTGGTTTGACATGTCCCCCTGCCCTCCAGTAACTGAGAtatgggcctgtattcacaaaggaaGGACTGGTTTGACATGTCCCCCTGCCCTCCAGTAACTGTGAtatgggcctgtattcacaaaggaaGGACTGGTTTGACATGTCCCCCTGCCCTCCAGTAACTGAGAtatgggcctgtattcacaaaggaaGGACTGGTTTGACATGTCCCCCTGCCCTCCAGTAACTGAGAtatgggcctgtattcacaaaggaaGGACTGGTTTGACATGTCCCCCCTATCTTCCAGTAACTGAGATATGGGCCTGTATTCCCAAAGGAAGGACTGGTTTGACATGTCCCCCTGCCCTCCAGTAACTGAGAtatgggcctgtattcacaaaggaaGGACTGGTTTGACATGTCCCCCCTATCTTCCAGTAACTGCGATATGGGCCTGTATTCCCAAAGGAAGGACTGGTTTGACATGTCCCCCTGCCCTCCAGTAACTGCGATATGGGCCTGTATTCCCAAAGGAAGGACTGGTTTGACATGTCCCCCTGCCCTCCAGTAACTGAGATATGGGCCTGTATTCCCAAAGGAAGGACTACTGAACTAAGAGTTTTGATCCTTGATCAGTGCTTTTACTCTGAGACGCTTCGTGAACACTGGCCCTGGGGCCTAACTAAAGATAATATGGGAAGACCACAGCTGCAGATTTTATATAACTACTGGGTTACGTGGCACGGTCGCAGTACCACCTTATCTGGAAAAATGCTGCTTATGGAAAATATCGAATTGACAATCTACCAATGGCCTCAATGCCAACTCCTCCTCCCCACCCTCTCAACGTGAGATAAAAGGACCCACTGCAGCCCACATATCCTCCTACCTAGCTAGCCCAGCACACAGGAGCAGACCTGCAGACCAGACCCCAGGACCCTAGAGCCATTCTCCTGCCTACTTCAGTGACTCTTCACCAGAACAAAAAACCTCTTCACCATGCCTGTTGCCCTCCGCTTCCTCTGCCTACTCAGCCTGGCTGTTGGTGCTCTACACTGCACTCCCGTGCCTGACCAGGAGGGGGAGCTCTCAGAGCCCCAGCACACCGCCTGTCCCCCGGGCTGGTCCAGTTTCAACAACCGCTGCTTCAAGTACTTCGCCACTCAGCTGGACTGGGCCGATGCAGAGTCCTACTGCGTGTCCCATGGAGCCAACCTGGCCTCTGTGAACAGCAAAGGGGAATTCGGCTTCGTGAAAAACCTGATCCATGGCTTCGACCCTGCTGAGAGCAATACCTGGATCGGGCTGAGTGACCTCCACAAGGAAGGGAGATGGATGTGGTCGGACGGCTCCAAGTTGGTCGACACGTTCTGGTCTCCAAATGAGCCCAATAATGAAGAAGGAAGGGAGAACTGTGTTCACACTAATAACGTAAAGGACAAGCTGTGGAACGACATATTCTGCTCCAACAAGTATGCTTTTGTCTGCGCCACGCGTCCCGGCCTCTGAACCTCTGAGTCTTTAGTTCAAAGATGCCTTGGTTtacataaataaagaaaaaccattcaTTGAAATCTCCTTGTTGGTCCTTTATCTGATTCAACTTGT
The nucleotide sequence above comes from Coregonus clupeaformis isolate EN_2021a unplaced genomic scaffold, ASM2061545v1 scaf3785, whole genome shotgun sequence. Encoded proteins:
- the LOC121548367 gene encoding galactose-specific lectin nattectin-like; the encoded protein is FNNRCFKHFASQLDWADAESYCVTHGANLASVNSKGEFGFVKNLIHGFDPAESNTWIGLSDLHKEGRWMWSDGSKVVYTFWSPNEPNNLSGSENCVHTNNLKEKLWNDTLCSNKYAFVCATRPGL
- the LOC121548409 gene encoding galactose-specific lectin nattectin-like, whose protein sequence is MPVALRFLCLLSLAVGALHCTPVPDQEGELSEPQHTACPPGWSSFNNRCFKYFATQLDWADAESYCVSHGANLASVNSKGEFGFVKNLIHGFDPAESNTWIGLSDLHKEGRWMWSDGSKLVDTFWSPNEPNNEEGRENCVHTNNVKDKLWNDIFCSNKYAFVCATRPGL